In the Caballeronia sp. LZ062 genome, one interval contains:
- a CDS encoding M23 family metallopeptidase, whose protein sequence is MIISPPFLPQSALNARNTADPDAMMTAVEAYEAGYHGCFPVTVDRRWHCGIHLVPASQSEPVRAIADGEVVAYRISQNPISDGHVDQTTGRQVLNTNTGFVLLRHVTETGEERNLTFYSLYMHLLDLTAQHALISSQVGNPPEKTSPTALSSWLLEAGENVKPGNGKKVCRKDILGYQGQSQGLRHLHFEIFMTEEDFNAWFQKAGHEVQLGEKNPRQPTSDDWWGHAYFVIPASVQFVDRPGTQHDDPWFPRLAAGRLPNDRSKLYVEAYFHLGQRYTRAWLDEHGDSNCVLLTHDPIKDRYDDYEYKLYERAMALYPKCASDGYELLRFGRILSRTPTLTSAADTATWVAVPFCADGRQGYVNLAQTSIVKLSDADFPFFTGWQKIDSASAPVGSDGLFDYDKLCRLINDTPQPAIAASGASNPRALDRQVSNYVQGTDGARSTMSGFVCHTMSEWDPANNVARYQDLNKPDGYFGQRKATDPAGYDKFISFLKTLQFLDKVPQLAGGKKFWFFHPLAFIRHFRKCKWIGRQEVGQMMPAHGWLTQDGTLRKPLASSMTLSQVVGRLSPYMRNLNETIRKYALDSSPDRIATFLAQTYIETDRWKTLREYGKGAPNDAIPMARYYAAFYGRGIMQLTWAANYEAYGDFKAIPNISGEYLGESRITQTSLHYWDDPTKRDGRGKVIGVTGSPKRRAPRYNPDLLASDAAIGCDSGGFYWVWKHHSGARSISRVADDGIQERTIDKVNKLVNGGSFGYFERFAFSWYTRDVFTDWVPPANKVTITTPKTIAVEVDLTRPA, encoded by the coding sequence ATGATTATCAGCCCCCCCTTTCTACCGCAGTCCGCGCTTAATGCCCGAAACACTGCCGATCCCGATGCAATGATGACCGCAGTCGAAGCATATGAGGCGGGATATCACGGCTGCTTTCCGGTGACAGTCGACCGCCGCTGGCATTGTGGCATCCATCTTGTGCCTGCGTCGCAGTCAGAGCCCGTTCGAGCCATCGCGGACGGGGAGGTCGTCGCCTACCGTATCAGTCAAAATCCGATTTCCGATGGTCACGTTGACCAAACGACAGGACGCCAGGTGCTGAACACGAACACGGGGTTCGTGCTTCTTCGCCACGTCACCGAGACGGGAGAAGAACGCAATCTGACCTTTTACTCGCTATATATGCACCTGCTCGATCTCACGGCTCAGCATGCGTTGATCTCATCGCAGGTCGGGAACCCGCCTGAAAAGACCTCGCCGACTGCGCTTTCGTCTTGGCTGCTCGAGGCTGGGGAAAATGTCAAGCCAGGAAACGGAAAGAAGGTGTGTCGAAAGGATATCCTCGGGTATCAAGGGCAGTCGCAAGGACTGCGGCACTTGCATTTCGAAATATTCATGACCGAAGAAGATTTCAACGCTTGGTTTCAGAAAGCTGGTCACGAAGTGCAGTTGGGCGAGAAGAACCCGAGACAGCCGACATCGGACGATTGGTGGGGACATGCATACTTCGTCATTCCGGCGTCAGTTCAATTCGTCGATCGCCCCGGGACGCAACACGACGATCCCTGGTTCCCCAGGTTGGCCGCCGGTCGATTGCCGAACGACAGAAGTAAGCTCTACGTCGAGGCATATTTTCACTTGGGGCAACGCTATACACGTGCGTGGTTGGATGAACATGGTGATAGCAATTGCGTGCTACTCACCCATGATCCAATCAAAGACCGGTACGACGACTACGAATACAAACTGTATGAGCGCGCGATGGCCCTCTATCCAAAATGCGCGAGCGACGGCTATGAGCTACTACGGTTTGGGCGCATCCTTTCGCGAACTCCCACGCTAACTTCCGCCGCCGATACAGCGACGTGGGTTGCGGTGCCGTTCTGTGCCGACGGCAGACAGGGCTACGTGAATCTTGCTCAAACATCGATCGTCAAGCTGTCGGATGCTGACTTTCCGTTTTTCACGGGCTGGCAGAAGATCGACTCCGCAAGTGCACCCGTAGGCTCGGATGGCTTATTCGATTACGACAAGCTTTGCCGACTTATCAACGATACACCTCAGCCGGCAATCGCGGCGTCTGGGGCGTCCAATCCAAGGGCTCTTGATCGACAAGTCTCGAACTACGTACAAGGCACCGACGGTGCGCGAAGCACAATGTCCGGGTTTGTATGTCACACGATGAGCGAGTGGGACCCTGCCAACAACGTGGCCCGGTATCAAGATTTGAACAAGCCTGACGGCTATTTCGGCCAGCGAAAGGCAACGGACCCGGCCGGCTATGACAAATTCATTAGCTTCCTCAAGACGCTTCAGTTTTTGGACAAGGTTCCGCAGTTGGCTGGCGGGAAGAAGTTCTGGTTTTTTCATCCGCTCGCTTTCATTCGGCATTTCAGGAAGTGCAAATGGATCGGGCGGCAGGAAGTTGGGCAAATGATGCCGGCTCATGGGTGGCTTACACAAGATGGGACGCTTCGAAAACCTCTAGCCAGTTCGATGACTCTGAGCCAGGTTGTCGGGCGCCTATCCCCGTACATGCGGAATCTCAATGAAACTATTCGAAAATACGCACTAGACAGTTCGCCCGACAGGATTGCCACTTTTCTGGCGCAGACATACATTGAGACTGATCGCTGGAAGACGCTGCGAGAGTACGGAAAGGGTGCGCCGAACGACGCCATCCCAATGGCCAGATACTATGCTGCATTTTATGGCCGGGGGATCATGCAACTTACGTGGGCTGCGAACTATGAAGCTTACGGTGACTTCAAAGCAATTCCTAACATCTCAGGTGAATATCTCGGGGAGAGTAGGATTACCCAAACCTCCCTCCACTATTGGGATGACCCGACCAAGCGAGATGGGCGGGGAAAGGTCATCGGCGTCACCGGCAGTCCCAAGAGACGGGCACCAAGGTACAACCCTGATCTGCTTGCAAGCGATGCAGCGATAGGGTGCGACAGCGGCGGCTTTTATTGGGTGTGGAAGCACCATAGCGGAGCGAGGAGCATCAGCAGGGTGGCTGATGACGGCATTCAAGAAAGAACAATCGACAAGGTGAATAAACTGGTAAACGGTGGATCATTTGGATATTTCGAGAGGTTCGCTTTCTCTTGGTACACGAGGGACGTATTCACGGACTGGGTGCCGCCAGCAAATAAAGTAACCATTACAACGCCTAAAACAATTGCCGTAGAGGTCGACTTGACGAGGCCCGCATGA
- the argE gene encoding acetylornithine deacetylase — protein MSQVADPARHQNEAATSQSTPKSLPWIERLISFDTVSRHPNLGLIETVRDELRTSGIEAVITTDPRGQWANLFATVPAHDGETNGGIVLSGHTDVVPVDGQDWTSDPFKPEVRDGLLYGRGACDMKGFIGAALAMLPVMQSTKLAKPIHFALSYDEEVGCAGAPLMIEDLKKRGVRPDGCIVGEPTSMRPIIAHKGINAFRCCVRGAAAHSSLTPKGLNAIEYAARLICFIRDVADEFRAKGPFDELYDVPFTTAQTSTIKGGNALNTVPAECSFDFEFRNLPTMNPEAIFARIESYTRETLVPKMQREHANGAIEFSKIASAPGLDATEQAAITQLVRALTGNQEKRKVAYGTEAGLFALAGVPSIVCGPGNIEQAHKANEYVSIEQLAACEAFLGKFIHSMSVDAQAR, from the coding sequence ATGTCACAGGTCGCTGACCCGGCGCGTCATCAAAACGAAGCCGCAACAAGCCAGAGCACTCCGAAATCCCTGCCGTGGATCGAACGGCTTATTTCCTTCGATACGGTCAGCCGCCATCCCAACCTCGGCCTGATCGAAACCGTCCGCGACGAACTGCGCACGTCGGGCATCGAGGCCGTCATCACGACGGACCCGCGCGGTCAGTGGGCGAACCTCTTCGCGACCGTACCCGCGCACGACGGCGAAACGAACGGCGGCATCGTGCTGTCGGGTCATACCGATGTCGTGCCGGTCGACGGCCAGGACTGGACAAGCGATCCGTTCAAACCCGAAGTGCGCGACGGCCTGCTCTACGGCCGCGGCGCGTGCGACATGAAAGGCTTCATCGGCGCGGCGCTCGCGATGCTGCCCGTCATGCAGTCGACCAAGCTCGCCAAGCCCATCCACTTCGCGCTTTCCTATGACGAAGAAGTCGGCTGCGCAGGCGCGCCGCTCATGATCGAAGACCTCAAGAAGCGCGGCGTGCGTCCGGACGGCTGCATCGTCGGGGAGCCGACGTCCATGCGCCCGATCATCGCGCATAAGGGCATCAACGCTTTCCGCTGCTGCGTGCGGGGCGCGGCGGCGCATTCGTCGCTGACGCCGAAGGGCCTGAACGCGATCGAATACGCCGCGCGCCTCATCTGCTTCATTCGCGACGTCGCCGACGAATTTCGCGCGAAGGGCCCGTTTGACGAACTGTACGACGTGCCCTTCACCACTGCGCAGACAAGCACGATCAAGGGCGGCAACGCGCTCAACACCGTGCCCGCCGAATGCAGTTTCGACTTCGAATTCCGCAATCTTCCGACGATGAACCCGGAAGCTATCTTCGCGCGCATCGAGTCGTACACGCGCGAGACACTCGTTCCGAAGATGCAGAGGGAACATGCGAACGGCGCCATCGAGTTCTCGAAGATCGCGTCCGCGCCGGGGCTCGATGCCACCGAGCAGGCCGCCATCACGCAGCTCGTGCGCGCGCTGACGGGCAATCAGGAGAAGCGCAAGGTCGCCTACGGCACCGAGGCGGGACTTTTCGCGCTCGCGGGCGTGCCGAGCATCGTGTGCGGGCCGGGCAATATCGAGCAGGCGCACAAGGCGAACGAGTACGTGTCGATCGAGCAGCTCGCCGCCTGCGAAGCGTTCCTCGGCAAATTCATCCACAGCATGTCGGTCGACGCGCAGGCGCGCTGA
- a CDS encoding threonine/serine dehydratase, translated as MSSAIQPTDNTIDGTPIPTLDEIAEQHMALAPWVARTPVFERHDFPKLEGTPVTFKFELLQASGTFKARGAFSNILALTESERAAGVTCVSAGNHAVAVAYAAQRVGVGAKVVIIKTANPARVELCRRFGADIVFAENVAEAFDVVRRVEAEEGRVFIHPFNGYRTVLGTATLGYEWTSQAPDLDAVIVPIGGGGLAAGVSTAMRLANPALHVYGVEPEGSDAMSRSFSANHTVKMGAMQSIADSLMAPHTEQYSYELCRRHIDAVVTVSDSELRNGMRQLFSELKLAVEPACAAATAALLGPLRETLQGKRVGVLLCGTNTDAATFATHMATP; from the coding sequence ATGTCCAGCGCCATACAGCCTACCGACAATACGATCGACGGCACGCCGATCCCGACGCTCGACGAAATCGCCGAACAGCATATGGCGCTCGCGCCATGGGTCGCGCGCACGCCCGTTTTCGAGCGGCACGACTTTCCGAAGCTCGAAGGCACGCCTGTCACGTTCAAGTTCGAGCTGCTGCAGGCAAGCGGCACGTTCAAGGCGCGCGGCGCGTTTTCCAACATCCTCGCGCTGACCGAGAGCGAGCGCGCGGCGGGTGTCACGTGCGTGTCGGCGGGCAATCATGCGGTCGCGGTCGCCTATGCGGCGCAGCGCGTGGGCGTCGGCGCGAAGGTCGTCATCATCAAGACGGCGAACCCGGCGCGCGTCGAGTTGTGCCGGCGCTTCGGGGCGGACATCGTGTTCGCGGAGAACGTCGCCGAAGCATTCGATGTCGTGCGGCGCGTGGAGGCGGAGGAAGGCCGCGTGTTCATTCATCCGTTCAACGGCTATCGCACGGTGCTCGGCACGGCGACGCTCGGCTACGAGTGGACGTCGCAGGCGCCCGATCTCGATGCGGTCATCGTGCCGATCGGTGGCGGCGGACTGGCGGCGGGCGTCTCGACCGCGATGCGCCTCGCGAATCCCGCGCTGCACGTGTACGGCGTGGAGCCGGAAGGATCGGATGCGATGAGCCGCAGCTTCTCGGCGAACCATACGGTGAAGATGGGCGCAATGCAAAGCATCGCCGATTCACTGATGGCGCCGCATACCGAGCAGTACAGCTACGAGTTGTGCCGACGTCATATTGACGCGGTCGTGACCGTGTCGGACAGCGAATTGCGCAACGGCATGCGGCAGTTGTTCAGCGAACTGAAGCTGGCGGTCGAGCCGGCGTGCGCGGCGGCTACTGCCGCCCTCCTCGGCCCGTTGCGCGAGACGTTGCAAGGCAAGCGCGTAGGCGTGCTGCTATGCGGGACGAACACCGACGCCGCGACTTTCGCAACGCACATGGCGACGCCTTGA
- a CDS encoding ABC transporter permease subunit: protein MKPSRSLQITFLGIGFAFLYIPIISLVVYSFNDSPLVTVWTEFSLKWYRALWSDDELINAAWLSLRIAFLTACASVVIGTWAGFVLARMGRFRGFTLYTGMINAPLVIPEVIQGISLLLLFVEMAKLIGWPAGRGLFTIWIGHVMLCISYVAIIVESRVRELNPSLEEAALDLGATPLRVFFSITLPLISQALIAGWLLSFTLSIDDLVLSAFLSGPGSTTLPLVVFSRVRLGLNPEMNALATLFIALVTVGVIAANVFMQRSERRRLAAVS from the coding sequence ATCAAGCCGAGCCGTTCACTGCAAATCACGTTTCTGGGCATCGGGTTCGCGTTTCTGTATATCCCGATCATCAGCCTCGTCGTTTACTCGTTCAACGACTCGCCGCTCGTCACCGTGTGGACCGAATTTTCGCTGAAGTGGTATCGCGCGCTCTGGTCCGATGACGAACTCATCAACGCCGCATGGCTTTCTCTGCGCATCGCGTTCCTGACGGCATGCGCGTCGGTCGTGATCGGCACGTGGGCGGGCTTCGTGCTCGCGCGCATGGGGCGCTTTCGCGGCTTCACGCTGTACACCGGCATGATCAACGCGCCGCTCGTCATTCCCGAAGTTATTCAGGGCATTTCGCTGCTGCTGCTTTTCGTCGAAATGGCGAAGCTGATCGGCTGGCCTGCGGGGCGCGGTCTGTTCACCATCTGGATCGGGCACGTGATGCTGTGCATCTCGTATGTCGCGATCATCGTGGAATCGCGCGTGCGGGAATTGAATCCGTCGCTGGAAGAAGCCGCACTCGATCTCGGCGCGACGCCGCTGCGCGTGTTCTTCTCGATCACGCTGCCGCTGATTTCGCAGGCGCTCATCGCGGGGTGGCTGCTGTCGTTCACGCTGTCCATCGACGATCTCGTGCTGTCGGCATTTCTGTCCGGACCGGGATCGACGACGCTGCCGCTCGTCGTGTTCTCGCGCGTGCGTCTGGGGCTGAATCCGGAGATGAATGCGCTGGCGACGCTCTTTATCGCGCTGGTGACGGTGGGCGTGATCGCCGCGAATGTCTTCATGCAGCGCAGTGAGCGGCGGCGGCTTGCTGCGGTGAGTTGA
- a CDS encoding ABC transporter permease subunit has protein sequence MMMNVLKRIGVSGRTAVIAGPYLWLLLLFFVPFLLVVKISFADSELGIPPYTQLVAMKDGVMNIALDFSHYAFLLTDSLYFATYMNSLLVAAVSTVLCLLIGYPMAYYIARSNPATRNLLMMAVMLPFWTSFLIRVYAWIGILKNNGLLNNFLMSIGLIHTPIELYHTNIAVYIGMVYSYLPFLVMPLYAHLVKMDLTLLEAAYDLGAKPWKAFVQITLPLSKNGIIAGCLLVFIPAVGEYVIPELLGGADTLMIGRVMWNEFFDNADWPMASAVTCAMVLLLLVPMALFQHFQAKQLEDKR, from the coding sequence ATGATGATGAACGTGCTCAAGCGTATCGGCGTGAGCGGGCGCACCGCGGTCATCGCCGGGCCATATCTGTGGCTTCTGCTGCTGTTCTTCGTGCCGTTCCTGCTGGTCGTGAAGATCAGCTTTGCGGACAGCGAACTCGGGATTCCGCCGTACACGCAACTCGTGGCGATGAAAGACGGCGTGATGAACATCGCGCTGGATTTCTCGCACTACGCGTTCCTGTTGACCGACAGTCTGTACTTCGCGACCTATATGAATTCGCTGCTGGTCGCGGCGGTCTCCACGGTGCTGTGCCTCCTGATCGGCTATCCGATGGCGTATTACATCGCGCGCTCGAATCCGGCCACGCGCAATCTGCTGATGATGGCCGTGATGCTGCCGTTCTGGACGTCCTTCCTGATTCGCGTGTATGCGTGGATCGGCATTCTCAAGAACAACGGACTCCTGAATAACTTTCTGATGTCCATCGGCCTGATTCATACGCCGATCGAGCTCTACCACACGAATATCGCCGTCTATATCGGCATGGTGTATTCGTATCTGCCGTTTCTCGTGATGCCGCTCTACGCGCATCTCGTGAAGATGGACCTGACCTTGCTCGAAGCCGCCTACGACCTGGGCGCGAAGCCGTGGAAGGCGTTCGTGCAGATCACGCTGCCGCTGTCGAAGAACGGCATCATCGCGGGATGCCTGCTCGTGTTCATTCCGGCGGTGGGCGAGTACGTGATTCCCGAACTGCTCGGCGGCGCGGATACGCTGATGATCGGCCGCGTGATGTGGAACGAGTTCTTCGATAACGCCGACTGGCCGATGGCTTCCGCCGTCACCTGTGCGATGGTCCTGCTGCTGCTCGTGCCGATGGCGCTTTTCCAGCACTTCCAGGCGAAGCAACTGGAGGACAAGCGATGA
- a CDS encoding polyamine ABC transporter ATP-binding protein: protein MSEQSSALKAAPQSGRPQPGSTVSGPGANDNFVQVVNVVKKFGETVAVRGVDLSVKKGELFALLGSSGCGKSTLLRMLAGLESVTEGQILIDGEDLAKMPPYRRPVNMMFQSYALFPHMSVESNVAFGLKQEGVKGAELKDRVQDALQLVQMAQYAKRKPHQLSGGQQQRVALARSLVKRPKLLLLDEPMSALDKQIRQRTQMELVNILDQVGVTCIMVTHDQEEAMTMANRLAVMSEGRIVQLGTPHEVYEYPNTRFSAQFIGSTNLFDGTVVEDEPDHIFVESAELPVRLYVSHGITGPLGMPVTISVRPERIALTRKPPEGVFNWGHGKISNIAYMGGYTLYHVTLDSGKTVVANLSSLAIGEIESPTFDDEVYVRWSASAGVVLTS, encoded by the coding sequence ATGAGTGAGCAGTCGAGCGCGTTGAAGGCAGCGCCACAATCGGGCCGGCCGCAGCCGGGAAGTACGGTATCGGGGCCGGGCGCGAACGACAACTTCGTGCAGGTCGTGAACGTCGTCAAGAAATTCGGCGAGACGGTGGCCGTTCGGGGCGTCGATCTGTCGGTGAAGAAGGGCGAGCTTTTCGCGCTGCTCGGCAGTTCCGGATGCGGAAAGTCGACGCTGCTGCGTATGCTCGCCGGCCTCGAATCCGTGACGGAAGGGCAGATTCTGATCGACGGCGAAGACCTCGCGAAGATGCCGCCGTATCGCCGGCCGGTCAACATGATGTTCCAGTCCTACGCGCTCTTTCCGCACATGAGCGTGGAGTCGAACGTCGCGTTCGGGCTCAAGCAGGAAGGCGTGAAGGGCGCCGAACTGAAGGACCGCGTGCAGGACGCGTTGCAACTCGTCCAGATGGCGCAGTACGCGAAGCGCAAGCCGCACCAGCTTTCCGGCGGCCAGCAGCAGCGCGTGGCGCTCGCGCGCAGTCTCGTCAAGCGTCCGAAGCTGCTTCTGCTCGACGAGCCCATGTCCGCGCTCGACAAGCAGATCCGTCAGCGCACGCAGATGGAACTCGTGAATATTCTCGATCAGGTGGGCGTCACCTGCATCATGGTCACGCACGATCAGGAAGAAGCGATGACCATGGCCAATCGCCTTGCCGTGATGAGCGAAGGGCGAATCGTGCAGCTCGGCACGCCGCACGAGGTCTACGAATATCCGAACACGCGTTTCTCGGCGCAGTTCATCGGCTCGACGAATCTCTTCGACGGCACGGTCGTCGAAGACGAGCCGGACCACATTTTCGTGGAATCGGCGGAGTTGCCGGTGCGCCTGTACGTGAGCCACGGCATCACCGGGCCGCTCGGCATGCCGGTCACCATCTCGGTGCGCCCCGAGCGCATCGCGCTCACCCGCAAGCCGCCCGAGGGCGTGTTCAACTGGGGACACGGCAAGATCAGCAACATCGCTTATATGGGCGGTTACACGCTTTATCACGTGACGCTCGACAGCGGCAAGACGGTGGTCGCGAATCTGTCGAGCCTTGCGATCGGCGAGATAGAATCGCCGACTTTCGACGACGAAGTCTACGTGCGATGGAGCGCGTCAGCGGGCGTGGTGCTGACGTCATGA
- a CDS encoding polyamine ABC transporter substrate-binding protein gives MNKKLAKLAGALGCAATLLPLAASAKDTQLNVYNWSDYIAKDTIPNFTKQTGVKVKYDNYDSDDTLQAKLLTGNSGYDIVVPTSNYAGKQIAANIFSPLDKSKLQNLKYLDPTLMQLVAGADPGNKYAVPWAYGTTGLGYNVDKAKQILGANVELNNWDVLFKPENISKLKACGVSVLDAPDQMFAAALHYIGKDPMSTNPADYREALAMLKKIRPYITQFNSSGYINDMVGGDICFTYGWSGDVVIAKHRAVEAKKPFKIDYYIPKGGAPIWFDVMAIPKDAKNKEAAHEWINYIETPQVHAAITNAVYYPSANVEARKYVDKDVANDPAVYPPQDVIKTLFLLKPLPPEIQRLQTRLWTEFKSGR, from the coding sequence ATGAACAAGAAACTGGCGAAGCTCGCGGGCGCGCTCGGATGCGCCGCGACGCTGTTGCCGCTCGCGGCATCGGCGAAAGACACGCAGCTCAACGTGTACAACTGGTCGGATTACATCGCCAAGGACACGATCCCGAACTTCACCAAGCAGACCGGCGTCAAGGTGAAGTACGACAACTACGACAGCGACGACACCCTGCAGGCGAAGCTCCTCACGGGCAATTCGGGCTACGACATCGTGGTGCCGACGAGCAACTACGCGGGCAAGCAGATCGCCGCGAATATCTTCTCGCCGCTCGACAAGTCGAAGCTGCAGAACCTGAAATATCTCGATCCCACGTTGATGCAACTCGTCGCGGGCGCGGACCCCGGCAACAAGTACGCGGTGCCCTGGGCGTACGGCACGACCGGGCTCGGCTATAACGTCGACAAGGCGAAGCAGATTCTCGGCGCGAACGTCGAACTCAACAACTGGGACGTTCTCTTCAAGCCGGAGAACATCTCGAAGCTGAAGGCGTGCGGCGTGTCCGTGCTGGATGCGCCCGACCAGATGTTCGCCGCCGCGCTGCATTACATCGGCAAAGACCCGATGAGCACGAACCCGGCGGACTATCGCGAAGCGCTCGCGATGCTCAAGAAGATTCGCCCGTACATCACGCAGTTCAATTCGTCGGGCTATATCAACGACATGGTCGGCGGCGACATTTGCTTCACCTACGGCTGGTCGGGCGACGTCGTGATCGCGAAGCACCGCGCCGTCGAGGCGAAGAAGCCGTTCAAGATCGACTACTACATTCCGAAGGGCGGCGCGCCGATCTGGTTCGACGTGATGGCCATTCCGAAGGACGCGAAGAACAAGGAAGCGGCGCACGAGTGGATCAACTACATCGAGACGCCGCAGGTGCATGCCGCCATCACGAACGCGGTGTACTACCCGAGCGCGAACGTCGAAGCGCGCAAGTACGTGGACAAGGACGTGGCGAACGACCCGGCGGTGTATCCGCCGCAGGACGTCATCAAGACCTTGTTCCTGCTGAAGCCGCTGCCGCCGGAGATCCAGCGTTTGCAGACGCGGCTCTGGACTGAATTTAAGTCCGGCCGCTAA
- a CDS encoding Nramp family divalent metal transporter → MNTNPSALAQLSASKSDAPSRPDTREVPPRRPRGRWYSFAGAGALVAVGYMDPGNWATALSSGARYGYQLLFVVLLASLMGMLLQWVASRVGVVTGRDLAQLCRERYSRRTTLVLWVACEVAIIACDVAEVVGSAVALQMLLGVSLTAGVLISAVGTFAMLALQSRGKRPLQRAVTALILFVSLCFVIQLVLAHPAWHEALAGFAPPRALVRDAGMLWLAAGVLGATVMPHNLYLHSSLVRDHAPSGDDEAIGDALSGVNIDTFASLAIAFIVNASLLIVAAAVFHAAGHAEVDDLADAHRLIAPLVGSHWAGITFAAALLACGLNATVTGTLAGQAVMEGFLNLKVARWARALLTRALAIGPALVAVASFGQHGSNALLVATQVVLSLQLPLAVIPLVRFASDAGLMGRWRVARVPLALSWGCAGAIVALNAAMLWQAATGH, encoded by the coding sequence ATGAACACCAACCCGTCCGCGCTTGCCCAACTCTCCGCCTCGAAGTCCGACGCACCTTCCCGCCCCGACACGCGCGAGGTGCCGCCCCGGCGGCCGCGCGGCCGCTGGTACTCGTTCGCGGGTGCCGGCGCGCTCGTCGCCGTCGGCTACATGGACCCGGGCAACTGGGCGACGGCACTGTCGAGCGGCGCACGCTACGGCTATCAGTTGCTCTTCGTGGTGCTGCTCGCGAGCCTGATGGGCATGTTGCTCCAGTGGGTCGCTTCTCGCGTGGGCGTCGTGACCGGGCGCGATCTCGCGCAACTGTGCCGCGAACGCTACAGCCGCCGCACGACGCTCGTGCTGTGGGTTGCGTGCGAGGTCGCGATCATCGCGTGCGATGTCGCCGAAGTGGTCGGCAGCGCGGTCGCATTGCAGATGCTTTTGGGCGTCTCCCTGACGGCGGGCGTGCTGATCTCGGCGGTCGGCACCTTCGCGATGCTCGCGCTGCAAAGCCGCGGCAAACGCCCCCTGCAACGCGCCGTCACCGCGCTGATTTTGTTCGTGAGCTTGTGCTTCGTCATTCAGCTCGTGCTCGCGCATCCGGCGTGGCACGAAGCGCTTGCGGGCTTCGCACCGCCGCGCGCTCTCGTGCGCGATGCCGGCATGCTCTGGCTCGCCGCCGGCGTGCTCGGCGCCACCGTCATGCCGCACAACCTTTACCTGCACTCGTCGCTCGTGCGCGATCACGCGCCGTCGGGCGACGACGAAGCCATCGGCGATGCGCTCTCCGGCGTGAATATCGACACGTTTGCGTCGCTCGCCATCGCGTTCATCGTCAACGCGTCGCTGCTGATCGTGGCGGCAGCCGTTTTCCACGCGGCGGGCCACGCCGAAGTCGACGATCTCGCCGACGCGCATCGGCTCATCGCGCCGCTCGTCGGCAGTCACTGGGCCGGCATCACGTTCGCGGCCGCGCTGCTCGCGTGCGGCCTCAATGCGACGGTCACGGGCACGCTCGCCGGACAGGCCGTGATGGAAGGCTTCCTGAACCTGAAAGTGGCGCGCTGGGCGCGTGCGCTGCTCACGCGCGCCCTGGCGATCGGGCCCGCGCTCGTGGCGGTCGCGAGCTTCGGTCAGCACGGCTCGAACGCGCTGCTCGTCGCCACGCAGGTCGTGTTGAGCCTGCAACTGCCGCTCGCGGTGATCCCGCTCGTGCGTTTCGCCTCCGATGCGGGGCTGATGGGCCGCTGGCGCGTCGCGCGGGTGCCGCTCGCGCTGTCGTGGGGCTGCGCGGGCGCCATCGTCGCGCTCAATGCCGCGATGCTCTGGCAGGCGGCCACGGGCCATTGA